One segment of Brassica napus cultivar Da-Ae chromosome C3, Da-Ae, whole genome shotgun sequence DNA contains the following:
- the LOC111203820 gene encoding uncharacterized protein LOC111203820 produces MSDDNSTATNIPTTQAASMHVSPYYLSHSDNPRALITSVLLTHDNYLEWSTELRNSLQAKQKTWFIDGTITKPATEPDLSRWLAINSMIVGWIPHKLWKTLRFRFYVKNGTRLHQIQDEITNCRQDGQSVLDYYRRLTKLSEELQNMKTSRACTCAAAADIILEREDARVHKFLFGLDDSHFTSIRSRITDEEPLPDLNIVYSRVIREEQNMVLARSKEQRTEALGFSVKTDSPKDTTISTSDTPQLRSRDPVRSCTHSGRKGHDITECFLVHGYPEWFHEQQRQNGASGYRGGRGGRSNNNRGRGRGRANATQTTSTFNSDQIASLISLLQNQQSNLSSERLSGKTTLTDVIIDTGASHHMTGDITLLHDVLDIPSSSVTFPNGRDSHATKPGTLRLSKDYSLHDVLFVPDFNCTLISVSKLLKQTGCIAIFTDTLCVLQDRSSCTRSEYTPSTVSGKTLYPIADYMSTTAFKVKHQAFLSAITTDFAPKTSTILDSRNKSSINISRMVSEPEISLT; encoded by the exons ATGTCTGACGATAACTCTACTGCTACCAATATTCCGACAACGCAAGCTGCATCAATGCATGTGTCTCCATACTATCTCAGTCATTCAGACAATCCTAGAGCTCTTATTACGTCGGTTCTACTTACTCATGACAACTATTTGGAGTGGTCTACGGAGCTTCGTAATTCTCTGCAAGCCAAGCAGAAAACGTGGTTCATCGACGGTACCATCACGAAACCAGCAACCGAACCTGATCTATCAAGGTGGCTTGCAATTAACTCTATGATCGTCGGATGGATAC CACATAAGCTTTGGAAAACTTTACGCTTCCGCTTCTACGTCAAGAATGGAACTCGTCTTCATCAGATACAAGATGAGATTACAAATTGCAGACAAGATGGGCAGTCGGTTCTTGATTATTATCGAAGACTTACGAAGCTTTCGGAAGAGTTACAGAACATGAAGACATCTCGAGCTTGTACCTGTGCTGCTGCTGCGGACATAATTTTAGAAAGAGAAGATGCTCGTGTTCATAAATTCCTATTTGGCCTTGATGACTCGCACTTTACTTCCATTCGATCTCGGATCACTGATGAAGAGCCTTTGCCAGACCTCAATATCGTTTATTCCCGTGTTATTCGAGAAGAACAGAACATGGTTTTAGCGCGATCTAAAGAACAACGCACTGAAGCTTTGGGTTTCTCGGTTAAAACCGATTCTCCAAAAGATACTACTATCTCTACAAGCGACACACCACAATTACGTTCTAGAGATCCTGTACGATCTTGTACGCATTCTGGTAGGAAAGGACATGACATTACTGAGTGCTTCCTGGTTCATGGTTATCCTGAATGGTTCCATGAACAACAACGACAAAATGGCGCGTCAGGATATCGAGGCGGTCGGGGTGGACGTTCCAACAATAATCGCGGACGTGGACGTGGACGAGCTAACGCAACACAGACCACGTCAACATTCAACTCTGACCAGATTGCTTCTCTGATTTCTCTCCTACAAAACCAGCAAAGTAACTTGTCATCAGAGCGATTATCGGGTAAAACTACCTTGACTGATGTTATTATTGATACAGGTGCTTCCCACCATATGACGGGTGATATTACTTTACTACACGATGTCCTTGACATCCCTTCCTCATCAGTAACATTTCCGAATGGTCGAGATTCACACGCCACGAAACCGGGGACGTTGCGTCTTAGCAAAGATTACTCGCTTCATGATGTTCTCTTTGTTCCTGATTTCAACTGCACTCTCATCTCAGTTTCCAAATTGCTCAAACAAACTGGATGTATTGCAATCTTTACTGATACTTTGTGTGTCTTACAAGACCGTTCTTCCTGCACAAGATCAGAGTATACTCCTAGCACGGTCTCCGGTAAGACATTGTATCCTATTGCTGATTATATGTCTACTACTGCCTTTAAGGTTAAACATCAGGCTTTTCTTTCTGCGATAACAACGGATTTTGCTCCAAAGACGAGTACCATTCTTGACAGCCGTAATAAGAGCTCCATAAACATCTCCAggatggtatcagagccagagATCTCTttgacctaa
- the LOC111204712 gene encoding probable N-acetyltransferase HLS1 isoform X2, with product MIVVREYDPSRDLAGVEDVERRCEVGPSGKLSLFTDLLGDPLCRIRHSPSFLMLVAEMGTEKKEIVGMIRGCIKTVTCGIKLDLNHKSQTDTVKPLYTKLAYVLGLRVSPSHRREGIGFKLVKMMEEWFTQTGAEYSYIATENDNQASINLFTGKCGYSKFRKPSILVNPVYAHRVNVSRQVTIIKLDPVDAESLYRLRFSTTEFFPRDIDSVLNNKLSLGTFVAVPRGSCYGSGSGSWPGSAKFLEYTPESWAVLSVWNCKDSFRLEVRGASRLRRVVATTTRVVDKTLPFLKLPSIPSVFKPFGLHFMYGIGGEGPRATKMVKSLCGHAHNMAKKGGCGVVAAEVAGAEPLRQGIPHWKALSCDEDLWCIKRLGEEYSDGVVGDWTKSLPGTSIFVDPREF from the exons ATGATAGTGGTTAGAGAATACGACCCTAGCAGAGACTTAGCCGGTGTGGAGGATGTAGAACGACGGTGCGAGGTCGGACCAAGCGGCAAGCTTTCTCTCTTCACCGACCTTTTGGGTGACCCGCTTTGTAGGATCCGACATTCACCTTCTTTTCTTATGCTG GTGGCTGAGATGGGTACGGAGAAGAAGGAGATCGTGGGCATGATTAGAGGTTGCATCAAAACCGTTACATGTGGCATAAAACTCGATTTAAATCATAAATCCCAAACCGACACCGTTAAACCTCTTTACACTAAACTCGCCTACGTTTTGGGCCTCCGTGTCTCTCCTTCTCATAG GAGGGAAGGAATAGGGTTTAAGCTCGTGAAGATGATGGAAGAATGGTTTACGCAAACCGGCGCAGAATATTCGTATATTGCAACTGAAAACGATAACCAAGCTTCCATTAATCTTTTCACGGGAAAGTGCGGTTACAGCAAGTTCCGTAAACCGTCCATTTTGGTTAATCCGGTTTACGCCCACCGGGTTAACGTCTCACGTCAAGTAACCATCATCAAACTGGACCCGGTTGACGCAGAATCTCTGTACCGGCTCCGGTTCAGTACAACAGAGTTTTTCCCGCGGGATATTGATTCGGTGTTGAACAACAAACTGTCTCTCGGAACTTTTGTCGCGGTGCCACGTGGCAGCTGTTATGGGTCCGGGTCAGGATCATGGCCCGGTTCGGCAAAGTTTCTGGAGTATACACCCGAGTCATGGGCTGTGTTGAGCGTTTGGAACTGCAAAGACTCGTTTCGGTTGGAGGTTCGTGGCGCGTCGAGGTTGAGACGTGTAGTGGCTACGACGACTCGTGTCGTTGATAAAACGCTGCCGTTTTTGAAACTTCCTTCGATACCGTCGGTGTTTAAACCGTTTGGTCTTCACTTTATGTACGGTATCGGCGGAGAAGGCCCACGTGCAACAAAGATGGTGAAGTCATTGTGTGGTCATGCACATAACATGGCGAAGAAAGGAGGTTGTGGTGTTGTTGCGGCAGAAGTTGCCGGAGCAGAGCCGTTACGGCAAGGGATACCTCACTGGAAAGCACTATCGTGTGACGAAGATCTATGGTGCATTAAACGGCTTGGAGAAGAGTATAGTGACGGTGTTGTTGGTGACTGGACTAAGTCACTACCTGGCACTTCAATCTTTGTGGATCCTAGagaattttaa
- the LOC111204712 gene encoding probable N-acetyltransferase HLS1 isoform X1: MIVVREYDPSRDLAGVEDVERRCEVGPSGKLSLFTDLLGDPLCRIRHSPSFLMLVAEMGTEKKEIVGMIRGCIKTVTCGIKLDLNHKSQTDTVKPLYTKLAYVLGLRVSPSHRFPLLPLIAQLQKKVIIIYTLIMVLCRREGIGFKLVKMMEEWFTQTGAEYSYIATENDNQASINLFTGKCGYSKFRKPSILVNPVYAHRVNVSRQVTIIKLDPVDAESLYRLRFSTTEFFPRDIDSVLNNKLSLGTFVAVPRGSCYGSGSGSWPGSAKFLEYTPESWAVLSVWNCKDSFRLEVRGASRLRRVVATTTRVVDKTLPFLKLPSIPSVFKPFGLHFMYGIGGEGPRATKMVKSLCGHAHNMAKKGGCGVVAAEVAGAEPLRQGIPHWKALSCDEDLWCIKRLGEEYSDGVVGDWTKSLPGTSIFVDPREF, from the exons ATGATAGTGGTTAGAGAATACGACCCTAGCAGAGACTTAGCCGGTGTGGAGGATGTAGAACGACGGTGCGAGGTCGGACCAAGCGGCAAGCTTTCTCTCTTCACCGACCTTTTGGGTGACCCGCTTTGTAGGATCCGACATTCACCTTCTTTTCTTATGCTG GTGGCTGAGATGGGTACGGAGAAGAAGGAGATCGTGGGCATGATTAGAGGTTGCATCAAAACCGTTACATGTGGCATAAAACTCGATTTAAATCATAAATCCCAAACCGACACCGTTAAACCTCTTTACACTAAACTCGCCTACGTTTTGGGCCTCCGTGTCTCTCCTTCTCATAGGTTTCCGTTACTCCCACTAATCGCgcaattacaaaaaaaagttataattattTACACGTTAATTATGGTTTTATGCAGGAGGGAAGGAATAGGGTTTAAGCTCGTGAAGATGATGGAAGAATGGTTTACGCAAACCGGCGCAGAATATTCGTATATTGCAACTGAAAACGATAACCAAGCTTCCATTAATCTTTTCACGGGAAAGTGCGGTTACAGCAAGTTCCGTAAACCGTCCATTTTGGTTAATCCGGTTTACGCCCACCGGGTTAACGTCTCACGTCAAGTAACCATCATCAAACTGGACCCGGTTGACGCAGAATCTCTGTACCGGCTCCGGTTCAGTACAACAGAGTTTTTCCCGCGGGATATTGATTCGGTGTTGAACAACAAACTGTCTCTCGGAACTTTTGTCGCGGTGCCACGTGGCAGCTGTTATGGGTCCGGGTCAGGATCATGGCCCGGTTCGGCAAAGTTTCTGGAGTATACACCCGAGTCATGGGCTGTGTTGAGCGTTTGGAACTGCAAAGACTCGTTTCGGTTGGAGGTTCGTGGCGCGTCGAGGTTGAGACGTGTAGTGGCTACGACGACTCGTGTCGTTGATAAAACGCTGCCGTTTTTGAAACTTCCTTCGATACCGTCGGTGTTTAAACCGTTTGGTCTTCACTTTATGTACGGTATCGGCGGAGAAGGCCCACGTGCAACAAAGATGGTGAAGTCATTGTGTGGTCATGCACATAACATGGCGAAGAAAGGAGGTTGTGGTGTTGTTGCGGCAGAAGTTGCCGGAGCAGAGCCGTTACGGCAAGGGATACCTCACTGGAAAGCACTATCGTGTGACGAAGATCTATGGTGCATTAAACGGCTTGGAGAAGAGTATAGTGACGGTGTTGTTGGTGACTGGACTAAGTCACTACCTGGCACTTCAATCTTTGTGGATCCTAGagaattttaa